TTTTCTATTGTTCTATCTAAGTGTGGTTGGTCATAGAGAGCGCCCTTGGCCCCTAGCTGACCAATGAGATTTGGCTCGAACGGAAGTTTTACTTTGGATAGGTTGGCAATAAGCTCTTCATGAGCAAAACCATAACCGACTCTAATTCCAGAAAGTCCATAAGCTTTTGAAAAAGTTCTAAGAGTTATGACATTGTCATATCTATAATCCATTGAGTCCGGGTAGTCATCATGTTGAATAGCATACTCGAAATATGCCTCGTCCAGAAGAACCAGTACGTGATCTGGTACGTAGCTCATAAGATAATCAAATTCTTTCTTCGTAATATAAGTTCCTGTCGGATTATTTGGATTGGCAATATAGATTGCCTTTGTTTTCTTATTGATTGATTTTGCTAAAGCTTCAACATCAAATCTGTAATCCTCTGTTAGTGGAACAGTGATTAAATTTGCACCCACACTCTTTGCTAAAATATAGAAGCCAACAAAAGTATTGTCACAAGTCAGAACTTCATCGCCAGGCTGAAGAAATGCTCGCGCAATATAGGCCATGATTCCTTCACTTCCATTTCCAAGGATTATATTTTCTGGCTTAAGTTTATAAAGTTCACATAGTGATTTCTTTAATTGATAAGCATGCATGTCTGGATATCTGTGCAGATCCCAAAGACCGTTGGTCATTTCTCGAATTGCATAAGGTGATGGGCCAAGTGGATTTTCATTGCTGGCAAGTTTTGTAATTTGAGTAAGACCTTTTTCCCTTGCCACTTCTTCAATTGGTTTTCCCGCTTGATAGACTTTTAATTCTTTTAAATATTCAGGAACAAGACTTCTTCCTAGTTCACTCATGGGATCTCCTCAATTACAAATTATTACTTATATTTACCATTTTAAGTTTAATTTGTGACCATCAATTTAAACTTGTCGCTGGCCCATAGGCTTTTTATAATCAATCTATGAATAAAAACTATCACTACGGTCAATTTACTCCAGAACACCTCAACTTACTGAAATTAGGCATAACTCTTTATAATGAAGATAAATTTTGGGAATGTCATGAAGAGGTGGAAGATTTATGGTTAGCTGACTATGGAGATAATGCGCGCTACGTCTATTGGGTTATTATACAGGTGGCCACATCACTGTATCATTACTTAGATGGAAATCTTAATGGTGCGGAGGGAATGATTCGCAAGGCCAAGAGAAAGTTAGACACTTGTGAAAAGCTAAAAGTTGAAACAGATCTCCTATATAGCTACTTGGATTGGGAAGAATTAAAGAGAATTGTGAGAAAAATTCCTGAAAATAGTTCAATAGACGATTATAATGAACTCTATAATTTTAAATTTAAAAATCCGGCCAAATGGAAAATACATGAAACAACCAATTAAAACATTTTCTCAAAC
The window above is part of the Halobacteriovorax sp. HLS genome. Proteins encoded here:
- the hisC gene encoding histidinol-phosphate transaminase, with product MSELGRSLVPEYLKELKVYQAGKPIEEVAREKGLTQITKLASNENPLGPSPYAIREMTNGLWDLHRYPDMHAYQLKKSLCELYKLKPENIILGNGSEGIMAYIARAFLQPGDEVLTCDNTFVGFYILAKSVGANLITVPLTEDYRFDVEALAKSINKKTKAIYIANPNNPTGTYITKKEFDYLMSYVPDHVLVLLDEAYFEYAIQHDDYPDSMDYRYDNVITLRTFSKAYGLSGIRVGYGFAHEELIANLSKVKLPFEPNLIGQLGAKGALYDQPHLDRTIENNTKRYNETIAFLKEKKFDPIKSITNFITFKTPSLEAGDWLFENLLNHGVIIRSLMAHGMPSYVRVSLGTKEEMIHFFDAMEKVLPEFDKLFGRAN
- a CDS encoding DUF309 domain-containing protein, translated to MNKNYHYGQFTPEHLNLLKLGITLYNEDKFWECHEEVEDLWLADYGDNARYVYWVIIQVATSLYHYLDGNLNGAEGMIRKAKRKLDTCEKLKVETDLLYSYLDWEELKRIVRKIPENSSIDDYNELYNFKFKNPAKWKIHETTN